The Quercus robur chromosome 7, dhQueRobu3.1, whole genome shotgun sequence genome has a segment encoding these proteins:
- the LOC126691737 gene encoding glutathione S-transferase L3-like, with amino-acid sequence MAAATVNEHLPTPLDATSEPPPLFDGTTRLYISLICPYAQRAWITRNYKGLYDKIKVVPIDLQNRPAWYKERVYPENKVPSLEHNGKVIGESLDLIKYIDCNFEGPSLLPNDHAKKQFAEDLIAYTDTFNKTVFTSFKGDTTKEAGPAFDHLENALSKFEDGPFFLGHEFSSVDVAYIPFVERFQIAFSALWNYDITAGRPKLAKWIEEVNKIDAYKPTKMDPKELVEQYKARFLAQ; translated from the exons atGGCTGCAGC GACCGTGAATGAGCACCTTCCCACACCCTTGGATGCCACTTCTGAACCACCTCCACTGTTTGATGGAACTACAAG gctgtacatctctcttatatgcccatatGCACAGCGCGCGTGGATCACCAGGAACTATAAG GGATTATATGACAAGATTAAAGTAGTTCCAATTGACCTTCAAAACAGGCCTGCTTGGTACAAAGAGAGAGTCTACCCTGAAAACAAG GTACCCTCATTGGAACACAATGGAAAAGTTATTGGGGAGAGCCTTGATTTGATTAAATATATAGACTGCAACTTTGAAGGGCCTTCTCTTCTCCCCAAT gaTCATGCTAAAAAACAGTTCGCTGAAGATTTGATAGCCTACACCGATACCTTCAACAAGACAGTGTTCACATCATTCAAAGGAGACACAACTAAAGAAGCTG GTCCTGCTTTTGACCACCTAGAGAATGCTCTTAGTAAATTTGAAGATGGGCCTTTCTTCCTTGGCCATGAGTTCAGTTCG GTGGACGTAGCTTACATCCCGTTTGTTGAAAGATTCCAAATCGCCTTTTCAGCATTGTGGAATTATGACATCACTGCAGGAAGGCCTAAACTTGCAAAGTGGATTGAG GAGGTAAACAAGATTGATGCTTATAAGCCAACAAAGATGGATCCCAAAGAGCTCGTTGAACAATACAAGGCCCGCTTCTTG GCTCAGTAG